A single region of the Salipaludibacillus sp. LMS25 genome encodes:
- a CDS encoding response regulator transcription factor, with protein sequence MSEAKVVSRILIAEKDRATRVKIQQVFQSYGYDTWLVGNGKDALKIINSLNPDAVILDMDLPELSGLDVCRELRQTFNNWLPIVLISAQSDEIEAVLGMELGADDYMVKPLRFKELVVRVKAVLRRGQLCCLNETNDEFAAALEQERYRSGELVLDPIDLTLYKGETPVELTRKEFELIFFLMKNKGKAFTRQHLITALSVNDQTYDERIIDVFVSRIRRQIEPNRRNPLYIKTVRNVGYMLKDVPTRHKSYQK encoded by the coding sequence ATGAGTGAGGCTAAGGTAGTATCTCGTATTTTAATAGCAGAAAAGGATCGAGCAACTCGTGTTAAAATACAACAGGTTTTTCAATCATACGGTTATGACACATGGCTAGTAGGAAATGGAAAAGACGCGTTAAAAATCATTAACAGTCTTAATCCAGATGCTGTAATTTTAGACATGGATTTACCCGAACTAAGTGGACTTGATGTGTGCCGAGAATTGAGACAAACTTTTAATAATTGGCTTCCGATCGTGCTAATTTCGGCTCAATCTGATGAAATAGAGGCTGTACTCGGCATGGAGTTAGGGGCCGATGATTATATGGTAAAACCGCTCCGCTTTAAAGAGCTTGTTGTAAGAGTAAAGGCAGTGTTGCGACGAGGCCAGCTTTGCTGCTTAAATGAGACAAATGATGAGTTTGCCGCTGCATTAGAACAAGAAAGATACAGGAGCGGGGAGTTAGTCCTTGATCCCATTGATCTCACACTCTATAAAGGAGAAACACCTGTTGAACTAACAAGAAAAGAGTTTGAGCTCATATTTTTCCTCATGAAAAATAAAGGAAAAGCTTTTACAAGACAGCACTTAATTACGGCATTGTCGGTTAACGATCAAACGTACGATGAACGAATTATAGATGTCTTCGTTAGCCGTATAAGGAGACAAATCGAACCTAATCGAAGAAACCCACTATACATTAAGACGGTCAGAAATGTAGGCTATATGTTGAAAGATGTTCCAACAAGGCATAAAAGCTATCAAAAATGA
- the isdE gene encoding heme ABC transporter substrate-binding protein IsdE: MVKNKGLFFACGLFLLLIGCSSNEQAVMENEKLEKNDSQEEDVRIVATTVAATEIFDALEIDLVGIPTSYKDLPDRYEGVREVGNPMSPDMELIKSLQPTDVISVTTLQTDLEDTFEAVNLDTTYLNLQSLSNMIDEIKMLGVKFNREEQADALVSSIEEKLTLIETEIEGEESPSVLILLGVPGSYLVATEHSYIGDLVKRAGGENVVSGEEVEYLASNTEYLQQANPDVILRAAHGMPEEVMDMFDEEFQTNDIWKHFNAVQNNRVYDLEELLFPTTGNLAVEEAMNELVEMLYP, translated from the coding sequence ATGGTTAAAAATAAAGGGCTTTTTTTTGCATGTGGTTTATTTCTCCTTTTAATTGGGTGCTCAAGTAATGAGCAAGCTGTTATGGAAAATGAGAAACTGGAAAAAAATGATTCTCAGGAAGAAGATGTTCGCATTGTTGCCACAACGGTAGCTGCTACTGAAATATTTGATGCACTGGAAATAGACCTTGTTGGCATCCCAACAAGCTATAAGGATCTTCCAGATCGCTATGAAGGAGTTCGAGAGGTTGGTAATCCAATGAGTCCAGATATGGAGTTAATCAAGTCATTACAACCTACAGATGTAATTTCAGTTACCACCTTACAGACAGATCTTGAAGACACCTTTGAGGCGGTTAATCTTGATACGACTTATTTAAACTTACAAAGCTTAAGTAATATGATTGATGAAATTAAGATGTTAGGAGTGAAATTCAATCGTGAGGAACAAGCAGATGCCCTCGTATCTTCAATTGAAGAGAAACTGACCTTGATTGAAACAGAGATAGAAGGGGAAGAATCGCCTTCGGTTCTCATATTATTAGGTGTTCCAGGAAGCTATTTAGTGGCGACAGAGCACTCTTATATTGGGGACTTAGTCAAACGAGCCGGCGGTGAAAATGTCGTGTCAGGGGAAGAGGTTGAGTATTTGGCTTCGAACACTGAATATTTACAGCAAGCTAATCCCGATGTGATCTTGAGGGCCGCTCATGGGATGCCGGAAGAGGTCATGGACATGTTTGATGAAGAATTTCAAACAAATGATATTTGGAAACATTTTAACGCAGTTCAAAATAATCGGGTGTATGATCTAGAAGAATTATTATTTCCTACAACAGGTAATTTGGCTGTAGAGGAAGCAATGAATGAGTTAGTTGAGATGCTGTATCCTTAA
- a CDS encoding phosphate ABC transporter substrate-binding protein PstS family protein: protein MKLKKYSLSFLMAGLMVVTAACGGNENTAGGDSNTQSNNANNNESSEELSGTVIIDGSGTVYPLMSRIAEEYMVEEQEGVSVEVSRGGTSAGMSRFVAGETDLSNASREIKEEELAELEENGIETQEFKVALDGLTIVIHPDNDWASDMTEEEIKSIFVTGNYADDDNVMWSDIRSDWPDEPVNFYGPNENHGTHEFFVEEIIEEQDLVDTINLQQEYSTLVNLISEDEYGIGFFGYGYYANNTDDLQAVAVDFGDGPVAPSLETIAEDGDYAPFTRPVFTNLSYNSAREKAEVKDFAEYVFKVADQFAEETGFAPLPEDELEDYINDVQAIN, encoded by the coding sequence TTGAAATTGAAAAAGTACAGCTTATCATTTTTAATGGCAGGGCTTATGGTAGTCACTGCAGCCTGCGGTGGAAACGAAAATACAGCAGGGGGAGACAGCAATACTCAGTCTAATAATGCTAATAACAATGAGTCATCTGAAGAGTTATCCGGCACAGTCATTATTGACGGTTCTGGTACGGTATATCCTTTAATGTCTAGAATAGCTGAAGAGTATATGGTAGAAGAACAAGAAGGTGTCAGCGTGGAAGTGAGTCGCGGTGGAACAAGCGCTGGAATGAGCCGCTTTGTAGCTGGTGAAACAGATTTATCGAATGCATCGCGTGAAATTAAAGAGGAAGAGCTCGCTGAACTTGAAGAAAATGGCATTGAAACACAGGAGTTCAAAGTGGCGTTAGATGGGTTAACGATCGTCATTCATCCTGATAATGATTGGGCTTCTGACATGACAGAAGAAGAAATTAAATCAATATTCGTCACAGGGAATTATGCAGATGATGATAATGTGATGTGGTCAGATATTCGTTCCGATTGGCCAGATGAGCCAGTAAACTTTTACGGACCAAATGAAAATCACGGCACACATGAATTTTTTGTAGAAGAAATTATTGAAGAGCAAGACTTAGTTGATACCATTAATTTGCAACAAGAGTACTCAACACTTGTTAATTTAATTTCTGAAGACGAGTATGGCATCGGATTTTTTGGATATGGTTATTATGCGAACAATACAGATGACCTGCAAGCGGTAGCCGTTGATTTTGGTGACGGTCCTGTTGCACCTTCACTTGAAACAATTGCTGAAGATGGTGATTACGCTCCTTTCACCCGTCCTGTTTTTACAAACTTGAGCTATAACTCAGCACGTGAAAAAGCTGAAGTAAAAGATTTTGCTGAGTATGTGTTTAAAGTAGCGGATCAGTTTGCTGAAGAAACAGGCTTCGCACCTCTTCCGGAGGATGAACTAGAAGACTATATTAACGACGTTCAAGCAATAAACTAA
- the pstA gene encoding phosphate ABC transporter permease PstA has product MAYIDLSAVEKKMSKRLLMNKIVKYIFLSATLFGLVILAILVYRVAIDSMGWINVDFLTNKLSTAPERAGIKGAIVGTLWLMLIVGPVTMILGVGTAIYLEEYAKRGKLHSFIQTNISNLAGVPSIVFGILGLTIFVRLFGFGTSIIAGGLTMALLVLPIVVVSAQEAIRSVPGFLREASYGMGATKWQTVKNVVLPASLPGILTGVILALSRAIGETAPLVVIGIPALLIPIPSSISDNFTALPMQIYYWTLDSVMVDEYANLAAATIVVLLIVLILLNSTAIIIRNKFQRRY; this is encoded by the coding sequence ATGGCATACATCGATTTATCAGCAGTCGAAAAAAAAATGTCCAAACGTTTACTCATGAATAAGATTGTGAAATATATCTTCCTATCAGCGACGTTGTTTGGGCTAGTGATATTAGCCATTCTTGTTTATCGAGTAGCTATAGATAGTATGGGATGGATAAATGTAGACTTTTTAACGAATAAACTATCAACCGCACCAGAGCGAGCAGGAATTAAAGGAGCTATTGTAGGGACATTGTGGCTGATGCTTATCGTTGGACCTGTGACGATGATATTAGGAGTAGGAACAGCCATTTATTTAGAAGAGTATGCTAAACGAGGGAAGTTACATTCATTTATTCAAACGAACATTAGCAACTTAGCCGGTGTTCCTTCAATTGTATTCGGAATCTTAGGCTTAACCATTTTCGTTCGGCTATTTGGTTTCGGTACCAGCATTATCGCAGGAGGCTTGACAATGGCTCTCCTTGTGCTTCCAATCGTTGTAGTATCAGCTCAAGAAGCGATCAGGTCAGTTCCGGGATTTTTGCGGGAAGCCTCTTACGGCATGGGAGCGACTAAATGGCAGACCGTAAAAAATGTCGTACTTCCCGCCTCTCTACCAGGTATTTTAACGGGGGTCATCTTAGCTCTCTCACGGGCAATTGGTGAAACAGCTCCTCTTGTGGTGATCGGAATTCCTGCATTACTCATTCCAATTCCATCAAGTATAAGTGATAACTTTACTGCTTTACCGATGCAAATCTATTATTGGACATTAGATTCAGTCATGGTGGATGAATATGCGAATCTCGCTGCAGCTACGATCGTTGTTTTGCTAATTGTGCTTATTTTATTGAATTCAACGGCAATCATTATAAGAAATAAGTTTCAAAGAAGATATTAA
- a CDS encoding NEAT domain-containing protein, translated as MTRTWRKILSILSILIILFASLLPSVAAATTSSSLLNGEYSIDFTILKDGTDDASVMDSYTEKPATIIVTDDGIAAEVTLTNSDWIKVFQTAVNDNFIDAEVISEDPEADTRVVRFPVEDLSEKLDAYTHVVIPMINYDNWYTVQFQFHTDSLTEVSVETPGEEPEGETPTSPEEESETETSTPPEGDSEELEETVPEDNDVIEEEPENGGDVTTPEEDEEVEDPSVESPEGEEDTPLADGTYTIEFEALHATEERSSAMANYLGNPATLIVEDGQSSLLLKIIERPGQLITDLRFDIEGELVSGTIIREDKDSLSRVVQFDNVNVGTRVNAEVDMYVPAANYSNTQKFRLDFNLDSLTVVEDNEVEEEEPHLNDDLEVGEYSVDFNVLKDGTTDISVMDGYTEKPAIVSVTTSGMFVEMTLTRSDWIMLFQTKQDGEYLDADVVLEDAEANTRVVRFPISDLEASLDAYTHVVIPMLNYDNRYTVQLSFDKDSLTAIEEAPEEPTVPEIIPPEVVSGENGELSLVIHDRRNFTYDKGNNTYHIVHSDVSSFELSTDILEELNPNSYVSFSIGNHVTAVFSLNDLLAEFSSEENIIFGFVEAVNSNLNEEAVSKLYEFSVRSGDRYMTEFADGVMLTFAADSNKVTNWNDLYVVYVNDEGEKEEVIEPLSVNSSDSTITAYVSHFSTYGVFELSNEEGGENTPPSNGLADGTYTIDFTVLKNNTDEVSVMDQYTDKPASLIVENGEQTIELTLNHSNWIEAFQVDKNGSYVDAEVINIDTANDKRTVTFDVDDLSQAKSAYTHVVIPDINYDHYYEVQIAFNLSSITDNEGNVVTPINPTPIIPTPVTPSTPNSPNQGVNIEEGLSDGEYTIDFTVFKNNTRDVSVMDDYTVKPARLSVEDGDTYVTVTLTHSDWIKVFQTSQNGTFTDAQVVGVDEAANTRDVRFLVSDLNELLDAYTEVYFEEPILYDGKYVVQFAFDVDSITSLGEGGLGNGEASTERLSFNASDETEDDLSFNRDANDNETTSDKQEPNSKTSDPALIGLFIALIAGSGYWLIRKYRLGTL; from the coding sequence TTGACTAGAACTTGGCGAAAAATTTTGAGTATTCTATCAATTTTGATAATACTGTTTGCCTCTTTGTTACCTTCAGTAGCTGCAGCGACAACTAGCTCCTCATTGCTGAACGGTGAATACAGTATTGATTTTACTATATTAAAAGATGGAACAGACGATGCATCTGTTATGGATAGTTATACAGAAAAGCCAGCTACAATTATTGTGACAGACGATGGAATAGCAGCTGAAGTAACGCTTACAAATAGTGATTGGATCAAAGTGTTTCAAACAGCAGTAAATGATAACTTTATTGATGCAGAAGTCATCTCTGAAGATCCTGAGGCTGATACTCGAGTTGTGCGATTTCCAGTGGAAGACTTGTCAGAAAAATTAGATGCCTATACGCATGTCGTTATACCTATGATTAATTATGACAATTGGTACACAGTCCAATTCCAATTTCATACCGATAGTTTAACGGAAGTGAGTGTTGAAACCCCAGGCGAGGAGCCAGAAGGTGAAACGCCAACATCTCCAGAGGAGGAGTCAGAAACTGAAACATCAACACCTCCTGAGGGAGACTCTGAGGAGCTCGAAGAAACAGTTCCGGAAGATAATGATGTAATAGAAGAAGAGCCAGAGAATGGTGGAGACGTCACTACACCTGAAGAAGATGAAGAAGTTGAAGACCCATCTGTAGAAAGTCCAGAAGGAGAGGAAGATACGCCTTTAGCTGATGGTACGTACACGATTGAATTTGAAGCTCTTCATGCTACAGAAGAACGTTCATCAGCGATGGCAAACTATCTTGGTAATCCCGCTACACTTATAGTTGAAGATGGTCAATCATCATTGCTACTAAAGATAATAGAACGACCTGGTCAATTAATCACGGATTTACGCTTTGACATTGAAGGTGAATTAGTTAGTGGGACCATCATCAGAGAAGATAAAGACAGTCTTTCACGTGTCGTACAGTTTGACAATGTAAACGTTGGCACAAGGGTAAATGCAGAGGTAGACATGTATGTCCCAGCAGCTAACTATAGCAATACACAAAAATTCCGGCTAGATTTTAATCTAGACTCCTTAACAGTTGTGGAAGACAATGAAGTTGAGGAAGAAGAACCTCATCTAAATGATGACTTAGAAGTGGGTGAGTATTCAGTAGATTTTAATGTTCTAAAGGATGGCACAACGGATATTTCTGTCATGGACGGTTACACAGAAAAACCTGCTATTGTTAGTGTCACCACCTCAGGAATGTTTGTTGAAATGACGTTAACACGCAGCGATTGGATCATGTTATTTCAAACTAAACAAGATGGAGAATATCTCGACGCTGACGTTGTATTAGAAGATGCAGAAGCTAACACAAGGGTCGTCCGTTTTCCTATATCAGATTTAGAAGCGTCACTAGATGCCTATACGCATGTTGTTATTCCGATGTTAAATTATGACAATCGATATACGGTTCAACTTTCTTTTGATAAAGACAGTTTGACAGCTATAGAAGAGGCACCAGAGGAACCTACAGTACCAGAGATTATTCCGCCGGAGGTTGTTTCTGGAGAGAATGGTGAGCTTTCACTTGTTATTCATGATAGACGAAACTTCACCTATGATAAAGGTAACAACACTTATCATATTGTCCACAGTGATGTGTCATCATTTGAATTAAGTACCGATATTTTAGAAGAACTAAACCCTAATAGTTATGTCTCTTTTTCAATCGGAAATCATGTCACTGCGGTTTTCTCTCTAAATGACTTATTAGCAGAGTTTAGCAGTGAAGAAAACATTATCTTCGGCTTTGTAGAAGCAGTAAATAGTAACTTAAATGAGGAAGCTGTCAGTAAATTATATGAGTTCTCTGTTAGAAGTGGCGACCGGTATATGACAGAATTTGCTGATGGGGTCATGCTAACGTTTGCAGCAGATAGTAATAAAGTGACGAACTGGAACGACTTGTATGTGGTATATGTTAATGATGAAGGTGAAAAAGAAGAAGTGATCGAGCCGTTATCAGTTAACTCATCTGACTCCACTATTACGGCATACGTTTCTCATTTCAGTACGTACGGGGTGTTTGAATTATCTAATGAAGAAGGTGGAGAAAATACACCTCCTTCGAATGGATTAGCTGATGGCACATATACGATAGATTTCACTGTATTAAAAAATAATACAGATGAGGTGTCGGTTATGGACCAGTATACAGATAAACCTGCTTCGCTTATTGTAGAAAATGGTGAGCAGACGATTGAATTGACGCTAAACCATAGTAACTGGATTGAAGCTTTCCAAGTGGATAAAAATGGGTCTTATGTAGACGCAGAAGTTATAAACATCGATACAGCCAATGATAAACGGACGGTCACGTTTGATGTGGATGATTTATCACAAGCCAAATCAGCCTATACACATGTAGTGATTCCGGATATTAACTATGATCATTACTATGAAGTACAAATCGCTTTTAACTTATCAAGTATCACTGACAATGAGGGGAATGTGGTCACACCGATTAATCCAACACCTATCATTCCTACACCAGTCACTCCGTCCACTCCTAATAGTCCAAATCAAGGTGTAAATATAGAAGAAGGACTTTCAGACGGTGAGTATACAATTGATTTCACGGTATTTAAAAATAATACACGCGATGTGTCAGTCATGGATGATTACACGGTAAAACCTGCAAGGTTATCAGTTGAAGACGGGGACACATATGTCACGGTCACGTTAACTCACAGTGATTGGATTAAAGTATTCCAAACAAGCCAAAATGGGACTTTCACTGATGCACAAGTTGTAGGTGTTGATGAAGCAGCTAATACACGTGATGTTAGATTTCTAGTTTCTGACTTAAATGAGTTATTAGATGCTTATACAGAAGTATATTTTGAGGAACCGATTTTATATGATGGTAAGTACGTCGTTCAATTTGCCTTTGATGTAGACAGTATTACATCTTTAGGTGAAGGAGGACTCGGAAATGGCGAAGCGTCAACTGAACGTCTTTCATTCAATGCCAGTGATGAAACAGAGGATGATCTGTCATTCAATCGAGACGCTAACGATAACGAAACTACCTCAGACAAACAGGAGCCTAATTCAAAAACGTCTGATCCAGCACTAATTGGGCTATTTATTGCGTTGATAGCCGGATCTGGTTATTGGTTAATACGTAAATATCGTCTTGGGACGCTGTAA
- the phoU gene encoding phosphate signaling complex protein PhoU, whose protein sequence is MPTRGTFETNLAELKEDIMFLGTMVEKAFESALDAVVHDDIAKLNDIISNDQYINNLELEINEKATLLIAKQQPVASDLRKIIVTLKVSSDLERMGDLTVDMAKAAKRIDNREKVSHYMEDLMTMAEKAQDMLRKVLAAYRSSDVIKAQLIASLDDEIDTAYGDFVQSIFKMAIAGHDSPEYITQMAFISRYIERIADYSTNIAEWIVYEVNGQRFDLN, encoded by the coding sequence ATGCCTACACGAGGAACATTCGAAACGAATTTAGCGGAGTTAAAAGAAGATATCATGTTTTTAGGTACAATGGTGGAAAAAGCGTTTGAGTCGGCCCTTGATGCTGTCGTACATGACGATATAGCCAAACTTAATGACATTATTTCTAATGATCAATACATTAATAATTTGGAATTGGAGATAAATGAAAAAGCGACACTTCTTATTGCCAAACAACAACCTGTAGCATCTGATTTACGTAAAATTATTGTTACACTCAAAGTATCTAGTGACTTAGAACGAATGGGAGATCTAACCGTTGATATGGCGAAAGCAGCAAAGCGGATTGATAACCGAGAGAAAGTGAGCCACTATATGGAAGACTTAATGACTATGGCTGAAAAAGCACAAGATATGTTAAGAAAAGTACTTGCTGCCTATCGTTCCTCAGATGTTATTAAGGCTCAACTCATTGCATCACTAGATGATGAAATAGATACGGCGTATGGAGACTTTGTTCAATCTATTTTTAAAATGGCCATTGCTGGTCATGATTCTCCAGAGTACATTACCCAGATGGCATTTATATCAAGATATATTGAACGAATAGCTGATTACTCGACGAATATCGCTGAATGGATTGTTTATGAAGTTAATGGACAACGGTTTGATCTAAACTAA
- the isdC gene encoding heme uptake protein IsdC has protein sequence MKNKKTVSHYFIALVMIVSLLSWTLFPINTLADEELADGTYTIPYTVLHADNDSASMANDYWEKPATIIVSNGQMKAQMTINHSSWVTEFKVPSNGSFQDVTVISTDEAADKRVVEFPISSLSTPLESKIHVTVEDINYDHDYTIRLSFDLDSIQTVSLAESASNETEETTDDSSSNNDETTNETASGATENPETSDNHVIIWGALMLVALAGLVLTRFRITGSHTN, from the coding sequence TTGAAAAATAAAAAAACAGTTAGTCATTATTTTATTGCGTTGGTTATGATAGTAAGTTTACTGTCTTGGACATTATTTCCTATTAACACGCTGGCGGATGAAGAGCTTGCTGACGGTACATATACCATTCCATACACGGTTTTACACGCAGATAACGATTCTGCTTCAATGGCCAATGACTACTGGGAGAAGCCAGCTACAATTATTGTCTCTAATGGTCAGATGAAGGCACAAATGACAATTAATCATAGTTCATGGGTGACTGAATTCAAAGTCCCTAGCAATGGCAGTTTCCAAGATGTAACAGTCATTAGCACAGATGAAGCAGCGGATAAAAGAGTGGTAGAGTTTCCGATCTCTAGTTTATCTACACCACTTGAATCAAAGATCCATGTGACAGTCGAAGATATCAATTATGACCATGATTATACGATAAGACTTTCTTTTGACTTAGATAGTATACAAACTGTAAGTTTAGCAGAGTCAGCTAGCAATGAAACTGAAGAGACAACGGATGATAGTTCATCAAATAATGATGAAACAACTAACGAAACAGCGAGTGGTGCTACAGAAAATCCTGAAACGAGTGACAATCATGTCATTATATGGGGAGCATTAATGTTGGTTGCACTAGCAGGACTAGTCTTAACACGCTTTCGTATAACGGGTTCACATACTAATTAA
- the pstB gene encoding phosphate ABC transporter ATP-binding protein PstB, which produces MDKELVFNTRGLNLWYGQTHALKNITLPIRENDITAIIGPSGCGKSTYIKTLNRMVELVSSVKVSGEILYRGENIFQQSYRVEKLRTRVGMVFQKPNPFPKSIFDNVAYGPRIHGIRDKKLLKQIVEQSLKGAAIWEEVKDRLNENAYGLSGGQQQRLCIARCLAIEPDVILMDEPTSALDPKSTLKVEELVQDLKMNYSIVIVTHNMQQAARISDRTAFFLNGEVIEYDETDLIFSTPNDKRTEDYITGRFG; this is translated from the coding sequence ATGGATAAAGAACTCGTTTTTAATACGAGAGGACTTAATTTGTGGTATGGTCAGACACATGCATTAAAAAATATAACTCTTCCGATTAGGGAGAATGATATTACAGCTATAATTGGCCCATCAGGCTGTGGAAAATCCACGTATATTAAAACATTAAACAGGATGGTGGAGCTTGTTTCGAGTGTAAAAGTGTCAGGAGAGATTCTCTATAGAGGTGAAAATATCTTTCAACAATCATATCGAGTAGAGAAACTGAGAACTAGAGTAGGGATGGTTTTTCAAAAGCCGAACCCTTTTCCAAAATCTATCTTTGACAATGTAGCATACGGACCACGTATTCACGGGATTCGAGACAAGAAATTACTTAAACAGATTGTCGAGCAAAGTTTAAAAGGGGCGGCCATTTGGGAGGAAGTTAAGGATCGTTTAAATGAGAACGCCTATGGACTTTCTGGGGGACAACAACAACGTTTGTGCATTGCCAGATGTCTTGCGATTGAACCAGATGTGATTTTAATGGATGAACCGACGTCAGCACTTGACCCTAAGTCTACACTAAAAGTAGAAGAACTTGTACAAGATTTAAAGATGAACTACTCTATTGTCATCGTCACACATAACATGCAGCAAGCGGCACGAATTTCTGATAGAACGGCATTTTTTCTGAATGGTGAAGTGATTGAATATGACGAAACAGATCTCATTTTTTCAACACCAAATGACAAACGGACTGAAGATTACATTACAGGACGGTTTGGTTAA
- the pstC gene encoding phosphate ABC transporter permease subunit PstC, whose protein sequence is MAQHESVKDIIQYKKQRTKTTSIIEKVIPSLLFLAAFISVLTTVGIVFTLIFETVLFFREVSFIEFFSGTVLKPLSPVDPQFSILPLVMGTFMTTLIAMLVAIPVGLTTAVYLSEYASGTTRKVLKPLIEVLAGIPTIVYGFFAFTFVTPVLREFIPGLSATNALSPGIVMGIMIIPMVASLSEDAMNSVPNAMREGAKALGATQLEVTFRVVIPAAISGIIASFVLGISRAIGETMIVTIASGSSKNFTFDVTQSMQTMTAYIVEITSGDAATGTTIYYSLYAVAMTLFVFTLLMNMLARYISSRFREVY, encoded by the coding sequence ATGGCTCAGCATGAGAGTGTAAAAGACATCATCCAATATAAAAAACAACGGACAAAAACAACGTCAATCATTGAAAAAGTTATTCCCTCTTTGTTATTTTTAGCAGCGTTCATTTCTGTTCTAACAACGGTGGGAATTGTATTCACACTCATTTTTGAAACAGTGTTATTTTTTAGAGAAGTGTCCTTCATCGAATTTTTTTCTGGGACAGTGTTAAAACCTTTAAGTCCTGTAGATCCTCAATTCAGTATTTTACCATTAGTGATGGGAACTTTTATGACAACACTCATTGCCATGTTAGTAGCGATTCCAGTCGGCTTGACGACTGCTGTGTATTTGAGTGAATATGCATCGGGGACGACGAGAAAAGTGTTAAAACCTCTTATTGAAGTTTTAGCAGGAATACCAACAATTGTATATGGTTTTTTTGCATTTACATTTGTGACGCCAGTATTGAGGGAATTTATTCCTGGTTTATCTGCTACAAATGCACTCAGTCCTGGTATTGTTATGGGAATCATGATTATTCCAATGGTGGCTTCTCTCTCAGAAGACGCGATGAATTCAGTGCCTAATGCTATGAGAGAAGGGGCTAAAGCACTTGGGGCTACTCAGCTCGAAGTCACTTTCCGTGTTGTTATTCCTGCTGCAATTTCTGGCATTATTGCGTCATTCGTGTTAGGGATTTCCAGAGCTATTGGAGAAACGATGATCGTGACAATCGCTAGTGGTAGCTCCAAAAATTTCACATTCGATGTGACGCAGTCAATGCAAACGATGACAGCTTATATTGTAGAAATCACCAGTGGTGATGCAGCCACTGGGACCACGATATATTACAGTCTTTATGCAGTGGCAATGACGCTATTTGTATTCACATTACTTATGAACATGCTAGCAAGATATATTAGCAGCAGGTTTAGGGAGGTCTATTAA
- a CDS encoding MBL fold metallo-hydrolase: MKVTVIGYWGAYPEANEATSCFLIEEGQTKVLLDCGSGAVAQLQNKIELKELDGVILSHYHHDHMADLGVLTYSRIVDISLEKTDRPLQIFAHNHDMKAFDSLGSATYTSVVAYNESTPLIIGSLIVSFQKTAHPITCYAMKIESQLTDKVLVYTADTAFDEALIPFAERADLLIAETSFYADQDGSQFGHMTSEEVAQLATASQAKSVLLSHLPHFGFHHQLKSEVQRGYGKQVTLASTGAIFHL, translated from the coding sequence GTGAAGGTGACTGTTATAGGGTATTGGGGAGCTTATCCTGAAGCCAATGAAGCAACGAGCTGTTTCCTTATAGAGGAAGGTCAGACGAAAGTATTACTTGATTGTGGTAGTGGGGCGGTTGCCCAATTACAAAATAAGATTGAATTAAAAGAGTTGGATGGTGTCATTTTAAGTCATTACCATCATGATCATATGGCTGATTTAGGTGTATTAACCTACAGTCGCATCGTTGACATAAGCTTAGAAAAAACAGACAGACCGCTACAAATTTTTGCTCACAATCATGATATGAAAGCATTTGACTCATTAGGAAGCGCTACTTATACGTCAGTAGTTGCTTATAATGAGTCTACGCCACTAATTATAGGGTCGCTCATCGTAAGTTTTCAAAAAACAGCGCATCCTATAACGTGCTATGCAATGAAGATAGAAAGTCAACTTACAGATAAAGTCCTTGTCTATACGGCGGATACAGCATTTGACGAAGCGCTTATCCCTTTTGCTGAAAGGGCAGATTTATTGATTGCTGAAACAAGCTTTTACGCTGATCAAGATGGGAGTCAGTTTGGTCATATGACGAGTGAAGAAGTAGCTCAACTAGCGACGGCGTCTCAAGCTAAGTCTGTGCTTCTAAGTCATTTACCCCACTTTGGCTTCCATCATCAGCTTAAGTCGGAAGTTCAAAGAGGTTATGGTAAGCAGGTAACCCTTGCATCAACAGGCGCTATTTTTCACTTATAA